Proteins from one Romboutsia sp. CE17 genomic window:
- the glpX gene encoding class II fructose-bisphosphatase, producing the protein MDRNLALELVRVTEAAALVSSKFMGRGDKNGADGAAVEAMRRAFESIKINGEVVIGEGELDEAPMLYIGEKVGLQTEDCKEVDIAVDPLEGTTLIAKGLPNAISVIAMGAKGSLLNAPDTYMKKIIVGPKAKGSIDLNKSAEENILSVAKALGKKTSEMTIITQDRERHDYIVKAARKLGARIRVFSDGDVAAGIATCFDDTGIDMLMGIGGGPEGVITAAAVKCMGGDMQGQIYPLSEQEVNRCHEMGLSDEEINKVLSIDDLAKGDDLFFAATGITQGDLLKGVTHIGNNKAKTQSVVMRGKTGTIRFVDAIHNLDKNDILIDLMKKYNMD; encoded by the coding sequence ATGGATAGAAATTTGGCGTTAGAGTTAGTAAGGGTTACAGAAGCAGCGGCATTAGTTTCTTCTAAATTTATGGGTAGAGGAGATAAAAATGGAGCTGATGGTGCAGCAGTAGAAGCTATGAGAAGAGCTTTTGAATCTATTAAGATAAATGGTGAAGTTGTTATTGGTGAAGGTGAACTAGATGAAGCTCCAATGCTTTATATAGGAGAAAAGGTAGGGTTACAAACTGAGGATTGTAAAGAAGTTGATATAGCTGTAGATCCGCTTGAAGGTACTACATTAATAGCTAAAGGTCTTCCGAATGCTATATCTGTAATAGCTATGGGAGCGAAAGGGAGTTTACTAAATGCTCCAGATACATATATGAAAAAGATAATAGTTGGTCCTAAAGCTAAGGGATCAATAGATTTAAATAAAAGCGCAGAAGAGAATATCTTATCTGTAGCAAAGGCTTTAGGAAAGAAAACATCAGAGATGACTATAATAACTCAAGATAGAGAAAGACATGATTATATTGTTAAAGCAGCTAGAAAGCTTGGCGCTAGAATTAGAGTATTTAGTGATGGAGATGTTGCAGCAGGTATAGCTACATGTTTTGATGATACAGGTATAGATATGCTTATGGGAATTGGTGGAGGCCCAGAGGGTGTTATAACAGCAGCTGCCGTAAAATGTATGGGTGGAGATATGCAAGGTCAAATATATCCGTTAAGTGAACAAGAAGTAAATAGATGTCATGAAATGGGATTATCGGATGAAGAAATAAATAAAGTTTTATCTATAGATGATTTAGCAAAAGGTGATGATTTATTTTTTGCAGCAACAGGAATTACTCAAGGGGATTTATTAAAAGGAGTAACTCATATAGGTAATAATAAAGCAAAAACACAATCGGTAGTAATGAGGGGTAAAACAGGAACTATAAGATTTGTAGACGCAATACATAATTTAGATAAAAATGACATACTTATAGATTTAATGAAAAAATACAATATGGACTAA
- the rho gene encoding transcription termination factor Rho gives MNNLTIEELSNKTLAQLRDIAKELNIKSISKYKKSELIEIINGNTEKSTSLDSDKRNEDNSENKHINVNNKEQDNPEEMTKSERTYVRPSYNKVESQNNGKYIDNRNQRAENRTQNNDYTKVQGIDSRQPRNNNNKPYYTPKVVEESKIIDEFNTSKEDEVMGVLEILPDGFGFLRGSNYLSTEGDVYVSPSQIRRFNMKTGDKVKGITRHPKSGEKFRALLYVQKINDEKPETAIQRKAFETLTPIYPEEKLTLEKNQNEIATRLIDLISPIGKGQRGLIVAPPKAGKTMLLKNVANSIVKNHPNVELIVLLIDERPEEVTDMKESINGDVIYSTFDQVSSHHVKVAEMVLNRAQRLVEHGKDVVILLDSITRLARAYNLTISPTGRTLSGGLDPGALHGPKKFFGAARNIRQGGSLTILATALVETGSRMDDVIFEEFKGTGNMELHLDRKLAEKRIFPAVDIYKSGTRREDLLLTEEEKTALWRLRREMSNNSVMEVTDKVIELLKRTKNNDEFIKSIKAL, from the coding sequence TTGAATAATTTAACGATAGAAGAATTAAGTAATAAAACTTTAGCACAGTTAAGAGATATAGCAAAAGAATTAAATATAAAATCAATTAGTAAGTATAAAAAAAGCGAATTAATTGAAATTATTAATGGAAACACAGAAAAAAGTACATCACTAGATAGTGATAAAAGAAACGAAGATAACTCTGAAAATAAACATATTAATGTTAACAATAAAGAGCAAGACAATCCTGAAGAGATGACTAAATCTGAGAGGACTTATGTAAGGCCTTCTTATAATAAGGTAGAGTCTCAAAATAATGGAAAATACATAGATAATAGAAATCAAAGAGCGGAAAATAGAACTCAAAACAATGATTATACTAAAGTACAAGGAATAGATAGCAGACAACCTAGAAATAATAACAATAAACCTTACTATACTCCAAAGGTAGTTGAAGAATCTAAAATAATTGATGAGTTTAATACTTCTAAAGAAGATGAGGTAATGGGAGTACTTGAAATATTACCAGATGGTTTTGGATTCTTAAGAGGGTCAAACTATCTATCTACAGAAGGAGATGTTTATGTATCTCCATCTCAAATAAGAAGATTTAATATGAAAACAGGGGATAAAGTAAAAGGGATAACTAGACATCCGAAGAGTGGAGAAAAGTTTAGAGCTCTTTTATATGTACAAAAAATAAATGATGAAAAACCTGAAACAGCTATACAAAGAAAGGCTTTTGAAACATTAACGCCAATATATCCTGAGGAAAAACTAACTTTAGAAAAAAATCAAAATGAAATAGCTACAAGATTAATAGATTTAATATCGCCAATCGGTAAGGGGCAAAGAGGATTAATAGTTGCACCTCCTAAAGCAGGTAAAACTATGCTTCTTAAAAATGTAGCCAATAGTATAGTTAAGAATCATCCAAATGTAGAATTAATAGTTCTTTTAATAGATGAAAGACCTGAAGAAGTTACAGATATGAAGGAGTCTATAAATGGTGATGTTATTTACTCTACTTTTGACCAGGTTTCAAGCCATCATGTCAAAGTAGCAGAGATGGTTTTAAATAGAGCTCAAAGGCTAGTCGAACATGGAAAAGATGTAGTAATATTGTTAGATAGTATAACTAGACTTGCAAGAGCGTACAACTTAACTATATCTCCAACAGGAAGAACTTTATCAGGAGGTCTTGATCCAGGGGCATTACATGGACCTAAGAAGTTCTTTGGAGCTGCTAGAAATATAAGACAAGGTGGATCTCTTACTATATTGGCAACAGCTTTAGTTGAAACAGGATCAAGAATGGATGATGTAATATTTGAAGAATTTAAAGGTACAGGTAATATGGAATTGCATCTAGATAGAAAGCTTGCAGAGAAGAGAATATTCCCAGCAGTAGATATTTATAAGTCGGGAACTAGAAGAGAGGACTTATTACTTACTGAAGAAGAAAAGACAGCATTATGGAGACTTAGAAGAGAAATGAGTAATAATTCTGTTATGGAAGTTACTGATAAAGTAATAGAATTATTAAAAAGAACTAAGAATAATGATGAGTTTATTAAATCAATAAAAGCGCTTTAA
- the rpmE gene encoding 50S ribosomal protein L31 — protein sequence MQKDIQPKYNVVEVSCACGNKFQAGSTNDEIKVEICSECHPFYTGKQKNIEKGGRIDKFKKRFKMD from the coding sequence ATGCAAAAAGATATACAACCAAAATACAATGTAGTTGAAGTAAGTTGTGCTTGTGGAAATAAATTCCAAGCTGGTTCAACTAATGATGAAATAAAAGTTGAAATATGTTCAGAATGCCATCCATTCTATACTGGAAAGCAAAAGAATATAGAAAAAGGTGGAAGAATCGACAAGTTCAAGAAGAGATTCAAAATGGACTAA
- a CDS encoding thymidine kinase, with protein sequence MMYRPINHGYIEAVIGPMYSGKSEELIRRLKRARIAKQNVLVFKPKIDDRYSKEDVVSHSGDSIDAIPIENPSEIYDYIDNKVQVVGIDEVQFFDEKIVDIAVDLANKGIRVIAAGLDMDFKGEPFGPTPKLLAVAEFVDKIQAVCSVCGQPATRSQRLIDGKPARYDDPIIQVGAVESYEARCRKCHVVYRDK encoded by the coding sequence ATGATGTATAGACCAATAAATCATGGTTATATAGAAGCTGTAATTGGACCGATGTACAGTGGAAAAAGCGAAGAGCTTATAAGAAGACTAAAAAGAGCTAGGATAGCTAAACAAAATGTTTTAGTCTTCAAACCTAAAATAGATGATAGATACAGCAAAGAAGACGTAGTTTCGCATAGTGGAGATAGTATAGATGCAATTCCTATAGAAAACCCAAGTGAAATTTATGATTATATAGATAATAAAGTTCAGGTTGTAGGAATTGATGAAGTACAATTTTTTGATGAAAAAATAGTTGATATAGCTGTAGATTTAGCTAATAAAGGAATTAGAGTTATAGCAGCAGGTTTAGACATGGATTTCAAAGGTGAACCATTTGGTCCGACTCCTAAATTATTAGCAGTAGCAGAATTTGTAGATAAAATACAGGCTGTTTGTTCTGTTTGTGGTCAGCCAGCAACAAGATCTCAAAGGTTAATAGATGGGAAACCAGCGAGATATGATGATCCAATAATACAAGTTGGCGCAGTAGAAAGCTATGAAGCTAGATGCAGAAAATGTCACGTAGTATATAGAGATAAATAG
- a CDS encoding DUF1385 domain-containing protein — MSRQAVGGQALIEGVMMQSKNKRAIAVRKSDGKIVIKKNKIKSWISEKNIDKIPFIRGSFILIENMIEGVNSLNYSSEFFIDEDEEEDKFDLFLKKIFKDRANDVIVSISMVLAMILSIGLFVLIPTFVGGLFSNIISSKVILNLIEGIIRILILFIYIVLISKNKDIERTFQYHGAEHKAVYCYENNLELTVENARKFTTLHPRCGTNFLFIVMSTSIILFSFFGWPNPLLRVVMRILCIPIVAGISYEIIRFLGKYNNKFTKIVAYPGMMLQKFTTKEPDDSQLEVALEALKAVVNE, encoded by the coding sequence ATGAGCAGACAAGCGGTTGGCGGGCAAGCATTAATAGAAGGGGTAATGATGCAGTCCAAAAATAAAAGAGCTATTGCTGTAAGAAAATCAGATGGAAAAATTGTAATAAAAAAAAATAAAATAAAGAGTTGGATAAGTGAAAAAAATATAGATAAGATACCTTTTATAAGAGGATCATTTATATTAATAGAAAATATGATAGAAGGCGTTAATAGCTTAAATTACTCTTCTGAGTTTTTTATCGATGAAGATGAAGAGGAAGATAAATTTGATTTATTTTTAAAGAAAATATTCAAAGATAGGGCCAACGATGTAATTGTAAGTATATCTATGGTACTTGCAATGATATTATCAATAGGGTTATTTGTATTAATTCCTACTTTTGTAGGTGGATTATTCTCAAATATTATTTCTAGTAAAGTTATTTTAAATTTAATAGAGGGAATAATTAGGATATTAATACTATTTATTTACATTGTGTTAATTTCAAAGAATAAAGATATAGAACGAACATTCCAATATCATGGAGCAGAGCATAAGGCTGTATATTGTTATGAAAATAATTTAGAATTAACCGTAGAAAATGCAAGGAAGTTTACAACACTTCATCCTAGATGTGGAACTAATTTTTTATTTATAGTTATGTCTACATCTATAATATTATTTTCTTTCTTTGGATGGCCTAATCCACTACTAAGAGTAGTTATGAGAATATTATGTATACCTATAGTAGCAGGTATTTCATATGAAATAATAAGATTTCTTGGGAAATATAATAATAAATTCACTAAAATTGTTGCTTATCCAGGAATGATGTTACAAAAGTTTACTACAAAAGAGCCTGATGACTCACAATTAGAAGTAGCACTAGAGGCTTTAAAAGCAGTTGTAAACGAATAA
- the prmC gene encoding peptide chain release factor N(5)-glutamine methyltransferase: protein MTIKDIIINYSKKLENISDTPRLDVEILLEKALGGVDNLYIRLNLNKELTKDQEILFNDFIEDRLKGRPIAYIVENREFMGLDFYVKEGVLIPRPDTETLVEELIDICKSKENLHILDIGTGSGAITISLAKYLPTSMVKSLDISDIPLEVGKQNAITNGVSERIEFIKSDLFNSIENTDMKFDVIVSNPPYIPKCDIDTLHTQVKDYEPYNALEGGEDGLDFYRKITAQSKKYIKENGILAYEVGHDQAKDVAEIMVNNGYTNIYTKKDLQGIDRVVIGYKL from the coding sequence ATGACGATAAAAGATATAATAATAAATTATTCAAAAAAGCTAGAAAATATTAGTGATACACCTAGATTAGATGTGGAAATATTGTTAGAAAAAGCTCTTGGAGGAGTAGATAACCTTTATATACGTTTAAATCTTAATAAAGAATTAACTAAAGATCAGGAAATACTATTTAATGATTTTATAGAAGATAGGTTAAAAGGGAGACCTATAGCCTATATAGTTGAAAATAGAGAATTTATGGGACTAGATTTTTATGTAAAAGAAGGAGTTCTTATTCCTAGACCAGATACAGAAACTTTGGTAGAAGAGTTAATAGATATTTGTAAGTCAAAAGAAAATTTACATATACTAGATATAGGTACAGGATCAGGAGCAATAACTATAAGTCTAGCTAAATATTTACCAACATCAATGGTAAAATCTTTAGATATATCAGATATACCATTGGAAGTAGGAAAACAAAATGCGATTACCAATGGTGTCTCTGAAAGGATAGAGTTTATAAAATCCGACTTATTTAATTCTATAGAAAATACAGATATGAAATTTGATGTTATAGTATCTAACCCACCATATATACCAAAGTGTGATATAGATACTTTACACACTCAAGTAAAAGACTATGAACCATATAATGCACTAGAAGGTGGGGAAGATGGATTAGATTTTTATAGAAAAATAACAGCACAATCTAAAAAGTATATAAAAGAAAATGGAATACTAGCGTATGAAGTTGGTCATGATCAAGCAAAGGATGTTGCAGAAATTATGGTCAATAATGGGTATACTAACATATATACAAAGAAAGACCTTCAAGGTATCGATAGAGTTGTTATAGGTTATAAACTATGA
- the prfA gene encoding peptide chain release factor 1 produces MLQKLAVLEDKYKDLTEKISDPEIINDQKVWQKYMKEHADLEPIIMKFREYQSVLNSIKESKEILQEESDEELRELAKMELSDMEHQVEPIEAELKILLLPKDPNDEKNVIVEVRGGAGGDEAALFAGDLFRMYSRYAERRRWKIELLSASDTGVGGYKEVSFLIKGKGAYSRLKYESGVHRVQRIPSTESGGRIHTSTATVAVLPEVETVEVNINPNDLRIDVFRSSGNGGQSVNTTDSAVRITHIPTGEVVSCQDGKSQLKNKEQALKILVARLNDKAIAEQNKEISAERKSQVGTGDRSERIRTYNFPQGRVSDHRINLTLYKLDQFLDGDLDEMIDALITVDQTEKMSAI; encoded by the coding sequence ATGTTACAGAAATTAGCAGTACTAGAAGATAAATACAAAGACCTAACTGAAAAAATAAGTGATCCTGAAATAATTAACGATCAAAAAGTTTGGCAAAAGTATATGAAAGAACATGCTGATTTAGAACCGATCATAATGAAATTCAGAGAATATCAATCAGTTCTAAACAGTATAAAAGAGTCTAAAGAAATTTTACAAGAGGAATCAGATGAAGAGTTAAGAGAATTAGCTAAAATGGAATTATCTGATATGGAACATCAAGTAGAACCAATAGAAGCGGAGTTAAAAATATTATTACTACCAAAAGACCCTAACGATGAGAAGAACGTTATAGTTGAGGTTAGAGGTGGAGCAGGTGGAGATGAAGCAGCTCTATTTGCAGGAGACTTATTCAGAATGTATTCAAGATACGCTGAAAGAAGAAGATGGAAAATAGAATTACTAAGTGCTAGTGATACTGGTGTTGGTGGATATAAAGAGGTATCTTTCTTAATAAAAGGTAAAGGTGCATACTCAAGACTAAAATATGAGTCTGGGGTTCATAGAGTTCAAAGAATTCCTTCTACTGAATCAGGAGGAAGAATACACACATCAACTGCAACAGTTGCAGTATTACCAGAAGTTGAAACAGTAGAAGTAAATATAAATCCAAATGACTTAAGAATAGATGTGTTCCGTTCTTCAGGAAATGGTGGACAAAGTGTTAATACTACTGACTCTGCGGTTAGAATAACTCATATACCAACAGGAGAGGTAGTTTCTTGTCAAGATGGTAAGTCGCAATTAAAAAATAAAGAGCAAGCTTTAAAAATATTAGTTGCAAGACTTAATGATAAGGCTATAGCTGAACAAAACAAAGAAATTTCAGCTGAAAGAAAGAGTCAGGTAGGTACAGGAGATAGATCTGAGAGAATAAGAACTTATAACTTCCCTCAAGGAAGAGTAAGTGACCATAGAATAAACTTAACATTATACAAGTTAGATCAATTTTTAGATGGAGATTTAGATGAAATGATAGATGCTCTTATAACAGTTGATCAAACTGAAAAAATGTCAGCAATATAA
- a CDS encoding ZIP family metal transporter — protein MILKITLVGLFAGVIGTGFGGVISAIFKKKVDKYIDFFMGLSGGIMLAVVVFDLMKESMEVMGVIQTVIFTFLGVIITMFIKSRLDVSGDMKSGYLIFLSILLHNLPEGLAIGSSFMSKESLGMTLAIVIGIHNIPEGLATALSLVGSNMKITKVILFTVIAGIPMGIGSFLGAYFGGIFNSLIGVFLATAAGTMMYVVLEEIFPKSRSLFCIIGFLVGTLIVYCI, from the coding sequence TTGATATTAAAGATAACATTAGTTGGTTTATTTGCAGGAGTTATAGGAACTGGCTTTGGAGGAGTAATTTCAGCGATATTTAAGAAAAAAGTAGATAAGTATATAGACTTTTTCATGGGATTATCAGGGGGGATAATGCTAGCTGTAGTTGTATTTGATCTTATGAAGGAATCTATGGAGGTTATGGGAGTAATACAGACAGTTATTTTTACATTTTTAGGTGTAATTATTACTATGTTTATAAAATCTAGACTAGATGTATCTGGAGATATGAAATCTGGATATTTAATTTTCCTTAGTATATTATTACATAACCTGCCAGAAGGCTTAGCAATAGGATCATCCTTTATGTCAAAAGAGTCACTAGGCATGACCTTAGCCATCGTTATAGGAATACATAATATACCAGAAGGTTTAGCAACGGCATTAAGCTTAGTGGGTAGTAATATGAAAATTACTAAAGTAATTTTATTTACAGTAATAGCGGGGATACCTATGGGTATAGGCAGCTTTTTAGGTGCTTATTTTGGAGGGATTTTCAATTCTCTTATAGGCGTATTTCTTGCTACAGCAGCAGGAACAATGATGTATGTTGTTTTAGAAGAAATATTTCCTAAATCGAGAAGTTTATTTTGTATAATTGGATTTCTAGTAGGTACATTGATTGTATATTGCATCTAG
- a CDS encoding L-threonylcarbamoyladenylate synthase, producing the protein MKTIISNIDINDIDLNEIKKHAKLIKEGNTVIFPTETVYGLGANALNENAVKKIYEAKGRPSDNPLIVHICDKEEVYNLAEDISEKAKIVMDNFWPGPITIVLNKKDIVPKTTSGGLETVAIRMPSNKIAQAIIRESGVPIAAPSANISGRPSPTKGDHVKEEMDGRVGGIILGGDCNFGLESTVLDMTEEIPMILRPGSITKEELEKLIGDINLDPSLEKKEDNKKAKAPGMKYTHYSPNADVYIVSGDEQSVIEKINNMYKENMNNNLKTGVMCINKNIHKYEGLAIGLGNSLEEVGSNLFSALIEMDKHNIDIIYSEEFPNSGVGRAIMNRLLKSAGYKVIKA; encoded by the coding sequence ATGAAAACTATCATAAGTAATATTGATATAAATGATATAGACTTAAATGAAATAAAAAAACATGCGAAACTTATAAAAGAAGGTAATACAGTTATATTTCCAACAGAAACAGTATACGGTCTAGGGGCAAATGCTCTTAATGAAAATGCTGTAAAAAAAATATATGAGGCAAAAGGTAGGCCAAGTGATAATCCTCTTATAGTCCATATATGTGATAAAGAAGAAGTTTATAATTTAGCTGAGGATATAAGTGAGAAGGCTAAAATTGTAATGGATAACTTTTGGCCAGGTCCAATAACTATAGTATTAAATAAAAAAGATATAGTTCCTAAAACTACAAGTGGAGGTCTAGAGACAGTAGCTATAAGAATGCCATCTAATAAGATAGCACAAGCAATTATAAGAGAATCTGGTGTTCCTATAGCAGCTCCTTCGGCTAATATTTCGGGAAGACCATCTCCTACTAAAGGAGATCATGTAAAAGAAGAAATGGACGGTAGAGTAGGCGGTATAATACTAGGAGGAGATTGTAATTTTGGATTAGAATCAACTGTATTAGATATGACTGAAGAAATACCTATGATTTTAAGACCTGGAAGCATAACAAAGGAAGAATTAGAAAAATTAATTGGAGATATTAATTTAGATCCATCTTTAGAAAAAAAAGAAGATAACAAAAAAGCTAAGGCACCCGGAATGAAGTACACACATTATTCACCAAATGCAGATGTATACATTGTTTCTGGAGATGAACAAAGTGTGATAGAAAAAATTAATAATATGTATAAAGAAAATATGAATAATAATTTAAAAACTGGAGTAATGTGCATTAACAAAAATATTCATAAGTATGAAGGGTTAGCAATTGGCTTAGGAAATAGTTTAGAAGAAGTTGGAAGTAATTTGTTTAGTGCATTAATTGAAATGGATAAACATAATATAGATATAATATACTCAGAGGAATTTCCGAATAGTGGTGTTGGAAGAGCTATAATGAACAGATTGCTTAAATCTGCAGGATATAAAGTGATTAAAGCATAA
- the rpiB gene encoding ribose 5-phosphate isomerase B, with the protein MKIGLGCDHGGYNLKLEIIKHLQSKGIECVDYGTNNDLDSVDYPIYGESVANAVVNKDVDYGIVCCGTGIGISLAANKVPGIRCAVVSDVFSAKMSKAHNNANMLSLGERVLGKGLALEIVDAWINTEFEGDRHSRRVDMINKIEEKHNK; encoded by the coding sequence ATGAAAATCGGATTAGGGTGTGACCATGGAGGATATAACCTTAAATTAGAAATTATCAAGCACTTACAATCTAAAGGGATTGAATGTGTAGATTATGGTACAAATAATGATTTAGATTCAGTTGATTATCCAATTTATGGAGAATCAGTTGCCAATGCAGTAGTAAATAAAGATGTAGATTATGGAATAGTTTGTTGTGGCACAGGTATAGGAATATCTTTAGCTGCGAATAAGGTTCCAGGTATTAGGTGTGCTGTAGTATCAGATGTATTTTCAGCAAAAATGTCAAAAGCTCATAATAATGCAAATATGTTATCTCTAGGAGAGAGGGTTTTAGGAAAAGGTCTAGCTTTAGAGATAGTTGATGCGTGGATAAATACAGAGTTTGAAGGAGATAGACACTCTAGAAGAGTTGATATGATAAATAAAATAGAGGAAAAACATAATAAGTAG
- the upp gene encoding uracil phosphoribosyltransferase: MSKVIVTDHPLIQHKLTLMRDENTGSKDFRELLTEITMLMGYEITRDLPLEDAEIKTPVVKATCKVLQGKKLGIVPILRAGLGMVDGLVNLIPAAKIGHVGLYRDPETLKPVEYYCKLPQDIHEREMLIVDPMLATGGSAVAAIDVLKAKGATNIKLVNLVAAPEGIEEVQKYHPDVDIYVAAIDEKLNDHGYIVPGLGDAGDRLFGTK; the protein is encoded by the coding sequence ATGAGTAAAGTAATAGTAACAGATCATCCATTAATACAACACAAATTAACATTAATGAGAGATGAAAATACAGGTTCAAAAGATTTTAGAGAACTTTTAACTGAAATAACAATGTTAATGGGATATGAAATAACAAGAGACTTACCATTAGAAGATGCAGAAATAAAAACACCAGTAGTTAAGGCTACATGTAAGGTATTACAAGGTAAAAAATTAGGAATAGTGCCAATATTAAGAGCAGGTCTTGGTATGGTAGATGGATTGGTAAATTTAATACCAGCAGCTAAAATAGGACATGTTGGATTATATAGAGATCCTGAAACTTTAAAACCAGTTGAATACTATTGTAAACTTCCTCAAGATATACATGAAAGGGAAATGTTAATAGTAGATCCAATGCTTGCCACAGGTGGATCAGCAGTAGCAGCTATAGATGTATTAAAAGCAAAAGGTGCTACAAATATAAAATTAGTTAATTTAGTTGCTGCTCCAGAAGGTATTGAAGAAGTGCAAAAATATCATCCTGATGTGGATATATATGTTGCTGCTATAGATGAAAAATTAAATGATCATGGATATATAGTTCCTGGATTAGGTGATGCAGGAGATAGATTATTTGGAACAAAATAA
- a CDS encoding AtpZ/AtpI family protein, producing MVISILGTFFVGRYIDNLINTKPIFTLIFLIMGIGGAFVSVYKTIIGYTKRK from the coding sequence ATGGTGATTTCTATACTGGGTACTTTTTTCGTAGGACGGTATATAGACAACTTGATTAACACAAAACCAATTTTCACACTAATATTTCTAATAATGGGAATAGGTGGAGCGTTTGTATCTGTTTATAAGACAATTATTGGATATACAAAAAGGAAGTGA
- a CDS encoding ATP synthase subunit I translates to MYLFIRQLLDIQKGSDELDIKLQEEITNINKGVLIYDVVIFIGLLLTSTLSGSMVLGLILGTLVALMNLTSLARTIEKSVDMTPSRAKIYTSSKYSLRMMIIALVLFVTVKSSKLHLIGVFLGLIGPKIVILTRNMLFNKIKRKEL, encoded by the coding sequence TTGTATCTGTTTATAAGACAATTATTGGATATACAAAAAGGAAGTGATGAGTTGGATATTAAATTGCAAGAAGAAATAACTAATATAAATAAAGGAGTTCTTATATACGATGTTGTAATCTTTATTGGACTATTACTAACTTCGACACTTAGTGGAAGTATGGTTTTAGGTTTGATACTAGGTACATTAGTAGCATTAATGAACCTTACATCATTAGCAAGAACTATTGAAAAATCAGTAGATATGACTCCAAGTCGTGCTAAAATTTATACATCATCTAAATATTCTTTAAGAATGATGATAATAGCATTAGTACTATTTGTAACAGTAAAATCCTCAAAACTACACTTAATTGGTGTATTTTTAGGTTTAATAGGACCAAAAATAGTAATTTTAACAAGAAACATGCTATTTAATAAAATTAAAAGAAAGGAGTTATAG
- the atpB gene encoding F0F1 ATP synthase subunit A, whose product MSYARWIIEFGNFRISTTVTTSWLIIAALALASYFLTRNLKKVPTSKVQIFLEYAVTALLNLVKSTMGEKAIEKMPNIVPYVGSLFIFFTCSNLIGLLGFRSPTTDLDTTLAFSLITVFLIYYAGIKQKGIGYFKGLAEPVAVMLPLNIIGEIARPISLTFRPFGNILGGTVIMALLYQFLGFLSGLIPGVTIPIFQFAIPVPLHLYFDLFSGVLQSFIFVTLTMVFVGSELE is encoded by the coding sequence ATGAGTTATGCAAGATGGATAATAGAGTTTGGTAACTTTCGAATAAGTACGACAGTGACAACTAGTTGGTTAATAATAGCTGCACTAGCTTTAGCATCGTATTTTTTAACTAGAAATCTAAAGAAAGTTCCAACTAGTAAAGTGCAGATATTCCTAGAATATGCTGTGACAGCTCTTTTAAATCTAGTGAAATCTACTATGGGTGAAAAAGCTATTGAAAAGATGCCTAATATAGTTCCGTATGTAGGTAGTTTGTTTATATTCTTTACATGTTCAAATCTAATCGGACTATTAGGGTTTAGATCACCTACAACTGATTTAGATACAACATTAGCATTTTCATTGATAACAGTATTTCTAATTTACTACGCTGGAATTAAACAAAAAGGAATAGGTTATTTCAAGGGGCTAGCTGAACCAGTAGCTGTTATGTTACCTCTGAACATAATAGGTGAAATAGCAAGACCTATTTCATTAACTTTCCGTCCATTTGGTAACATATTAGGTGGGACAGTTATAATGGCTCTTCTGTATCAATTTTTAGGATTTTTATCAGGTTTAATACCTGGAGTTACAATACCAATATTCCAATTTGCAATACCAGTACCATTACATCTGTATTTTGACTTATTTTCAGGTGTTTTACAATCATTTATATTTGTAACCTTAACAATGGTATTCGTTGGAAGCGAATTAGAATAA